From Myxococcota bacterium, one genomic window encodes:
- a CDS encoding LysR family transcriptional regulator, with amino-acid sequence MESRNMDRFSWMTTFARVAETRSFSGAATARGMNQSTVSKHIAALEEHLGVRLIQRSNRTLSLTEEGSEYYRACLLVLDQLEAAEATVGTSGAPRGELRVTLPTVLGSQEVVPHLERFLDENPGLTLNLTMTDRWVDLVGEGIDVGLRVGAPPDNSLVTRRVGNARRVAVASPDYLARTPKLSHPKDLAVHRCISPFRLWSFRARTGEISIPVDGRLLVDSPSAAREAVLAGQGVSLAPVWLYAGDIENGDVEVVLERFEGDPIEINMVYPSRNFVPTRVSRFVDFVIDRLRQSPWIED; translated from the coding sequence ATGGAATCGCGCAATATGGACCGATTCAGCTGGATGACCACCTTCGCGCGCGTCGCCGAGACGAGGAGCTTCTCTGGCGCGGCAACCGCGCGAGGCATGAACCAATCCACGGTGAGCAAACACATCGCGGCCCTGGAAGAGCACCTCGGTGTGCGTTTGATCCAGCGATCGAACCGGACACTGAGCCTGACCGAGGAAGGCTCGGAGTACTACCGCGCATGCCTCTTGGTACTCGATCAACTCGAGGCAGCCGAGGCGACGGTCGGAACCTCTGGGGCGCCGCGCGGGGAGCTTCGCGTGACGTTGCCAACGGTGCTCGGATCACAAGAAGTCGTTCCGCATCTCGAGCGATTCCTTGACGAGAACCCGGGACTCACCCTGAATCTCACGATGACCGATCGGTGGGTGGATCTGGTCGGCGAGGGAATCGACGTGGGCTTGCGAGTCGGTGCACCGCCGGACAACTCGCTGGTCACTCGTCGTGTCGGAAACGCGCGGCGCGTCGCTGTCGCGTCTCCCGACTACCTCGCGCGAACCCCGAAGTTGTCACATCCGAAAGACCTGGCGGTTCACCGCTGTATCTCTCCGTTTCGACTCTGGTCCTTCCGCGCCCGTACCGGCGAGATCTCGATTCCAGTGGATGGCCGACTCCTCGTAGACAGCCCCTCCGCGGCCCGGGAGGCGGTACTCGCGGGACAAGGGGTCTCCCTGGCACCGGTCTGGCTCTATGCCGGGGACATCGAGAACGGAGACGTCGAGGTCGTCCTGGAGAGGTTCGAAGGCGACCCCATCGAGATCAACATGGTCTACCCGTCACGGAACTTCGTTCCGACTCGAGTCTCGAGGTTCGTCGACTTCGTGATCGATCGGCTACGACAGAGTCCGTGGATCGAAGACTAG